ACTGGTTTGGAAGATTATGGTTTTTGGTCACAAGAAATGGCTAAACAAAAAGCCCAACAAACTGAACCTGATAAACCTTTTCGTCGTGGTCGGATTTGGTGTTAATTTTCAGATCCCCGACTTCTTTAAGAAGTCGGGGATCTAGTTTTTTAAACTAAAGAGTCCCAAAACCTTTTTTCTTTTTCTCCTTCTTTTTCTTCGCTGGTGGTGCGCCACCGGGATAACCGCGCCAGCCTGCTGCGGGACGATTACCACCCGCTGCTAAGGGATTACCACCGCCAAACATTCCTCCCATACCGGGAATGCCACCCTGTCCCATTTGCTGCATGAGCGATCGCATTTTTTGGAAATCCGCTACCAGTTTGCTTACATCCCCTTCTCTATAACCAGAACCAGAGGCTATTCTTCTTCTGCGACTGGGAGAACTCGATAATAAATCTGGATCACGGCGTTCTTTGCCTGTCATGGAATTAATCATGGCTTCACAGCGTTTTAGCTGGGTTTCTCCCTGCTTCAACTGGTCATCAGAAAGCTTATTCATGCCCGGAATCATCTTCATGATTCCCCCCAAAGAACCCATGTTTTTCAATAACCGCATTTGCTTGAGAAAGTCAGTAAAATCAAATTTCGCTGACAGGATTTTCTCCTGCATTTTCTCCGCATCTTCCAAATTTATTTCTTCTTGGGCTTTTTCTACTAAGGTGAGAACATCCCCCATGCCCAAAATCCGCGAAGCCATGCGGTCAGGATAAAACGGTTGTAGTGCTTCGACTTTTTCCCCCACACCCACAAATTTAATTGGCGCTCCGGAAATTTGCCGGACTGACAACGCCGCACCACCCCGGCTATCGCCATCCATTTTAGTCAGGATTGCCCCAGTAATCCCAATTTGATCATGGAAGGTGCGAGTTAGATTTGCTGCCTCTTGACCCGTCATTGCGTCAACAACTAACAGGGTTTCATCGGGCTGGACTATTTCCTTGATGCGGGCTAATTCCGCCATCATATCTTCGTCTATTTGTAAGCGTCCGGCAGTATCAATAATTACTGTATTTATGCCTTCGGCTCTGGCACGTTCCACACCTTGACGGGCGATTTCTACGGGGTCAGCTTCAATTCCCAATTCAAAGACGGGGACATCAATTTGCTTACCCAGGGTAAGTAACTGGTCAATAGCTGCGGGACGGTAAATATCTGTAGCCACTAGCAAACAACTACGGTCTTGTTTGCGTAAATGCAAAGCTAATTTAGCGGTGGCTGTGGTTTTCCCTGTCCCTTGCAAACCAGCCATTAAGATCACGGTGGTCTTACCTACATTTTCTGCAAGGGGAACATTTTCTTCCCCCATGATTTGCACTAATTCATCATGAACAATTTTGATGAACTGTTGGTCAGGACGCACACCGGCGATAACTTCGGCTCCCTGGGCTTTGGTTTCGACTTCGCTAATAAAATCTTTGACTACCTGGAGGTTAACATCTGCCTCCAACAAAGCCCGACGCACTTCCCGCAAAGCGTCTTGAATGTTGGATTGGGAGATTTTATCCTGTCCTCGGATTTTTTTCCAGGCGGATTCTAAGCGGTCAGATAGTGCATCAAACATAATTCATTTACAACGTAGTTAGTCTGTTAAGGATTTTTGGTCGAGTTTTTCAAGATCTTTATTTACCAGCTTATCTGACTCTAGCGATCGATTGATGTGGTGAACCGTAATTTTAGATGTGTTGCTGTGAGTATAGTAATCGTCTATGCTTTAATTGCTAGAAAAAAATCGCATTTTATCAATAAAGGTAGTTGACTCGGGCTTCAAAATTTGCTATACTCAATCTTGATAAGGAAGAACTATCTTAAAATATTTAAAGTATTTATATATAAACCAGTGAAGACAATCTGATACAGGTTGTCACTTATATTTATTTCCGATGCACCGTACTACCTATAACCTGATGTTCATTATACTGAATATTCCCCGGTATGTGGATAGCGATTAATTTGAATGCGATCGCTTTACAATTAAAACAGATTGAGTAGAAAAATAAAGTTAGTTTATTCTGTGATGAGTTGGAAATTGAGTCACCGTTTTAGGAGAATAAAACTTATGCAAGTTGTGATCGATCTACCTGATGAATTAGGAAAAAAACTTTTAGGGTTTCCTAATATGCAGATGTTTGTCCAAGAAGCGGTTAAAAAAATGTTGTTGGAGGAGCAAAGAAAACAAGCAAGTTTAGAAATAAAGTCGCTGATGTCATCTGTTCCAGCTTCGGTAAGTTTGGTAGATGAGTTAATAGCTGATAGAAGAATCGAAGCAAATAAAGAATTATAGGATAGCGAATGATAGTATTAGATGCTTCTGCACTATTAGCGTATTTGAATAAAGAAAAAGGAGGTTTATTAGTTGAAGAAATTTTGCCCAATGCAATAATCTCAACAGTGAACTGGTGTGAGGTTGTGCAAAAATTACGGTCAAAATCTATTTTATATCAAGAGATTTATATCCGTTTGGAGATTATTGGGCTTGGGTTTATTCCCTTTAATAAGGAATATGCCGAGAAAGCTGGGGAATTATGGCAAATTACTTCACCTTTTGGACTATCATTAGGAGATAGAGCTTGTTTAGCTACTGGTTTAGTTGAAAAAATGCCTGTAATGACTGCGGACAAAATATGGCAAGAATTATCTTTACCCATCGAAATTAAATGTATTCGCTAACTTTTTTAAAATTTATAATTCGTGAAACACTATGTCCTATTCTGTATCCGGTGCTGCTGAACTTTTTCATCTATGTGGCGCAATATATTGGCACTAAGCGCGTAAGCATACAAACTTGCTGGCTCAAATTTAAACTGAACTCCTTTATACATAAAATTTTCATCCGCAATAGTTCGACTTGTAATTTTAATGGGCTGAATTATGCTTTTATTTTTCTTGATAAATTCTATGCAATTATCAAGCTCAGAGTGAGACTTATAGGGTCTGTCACTCCACTTAACTTCAACTAGCCATGAGGGTAACTGGTCTACGAGATTCAAGTGGACAATATCAATTTCTCCCGAATTCCAGCGTGCATAATAAAGTTCAGTAGTCATACTGTGTTGCCACTGACTAAAAATAGCAGTTTCAGTCATTGCACCCATTGCCTCAGAATCTGCCTGAAGTTGTCCAAATAATGCGGCTCGCATGGACGGATTAGTTAAATAAACCTTAAAGTACAAAGCCCTCTTAAATCTCTTAGCATTTTGGTCAATTCTCTCAACACGCCGAATTAAAAACGCGGCTTCAAGGTATTCTAGATAACGCTTAATAGTATTCTTAGCTACGCCAGAAGATTGAGACAATCCCTCTAAATTAACTTCATTACCGGAATTGTATGCCAAGGTAGTAAAAAGCCTGTTCAATTCTTGAATATCATTAATACCATAAAGACTTGGCAAATCACGCAATAGCACTTTGTCAATAATATCACTTTTAATATACTGTCCAGGATCTTGGCGGATAGTTTCTGAAAAAACCGCTTCTGGGTATCCACCAAAATTCAGGTAGTTAACAAACTCTTCATTGAGTGCCTCAATATTGGAGGCAGAATATTTATAGGTATCAAAAGGTTCTTTAGGTGATGTAGCCGTTATCAGTTCATTTTCTCGACCAATAAACATCAAGTATTCAGCAAAAGTTAATGGTGGCAGAATATAATCACTGAATCTACCAGCACCAGATTCTATACTCTTTAATCGTAGTGCAGCAGCAGAGCCAGTAGCAATAAAACGGTAATCGGCAAAGGAGTCAACTAGAGATTTCAGGTGTACTTCCCAATTACGAAAGTATTGAATCTCGTCGAAAAATACAAATAGCTGGGAATCGCGTTTATGATTGAATAGCTCTTGAAAGTAACTAAGTATTTTTTCTAGTGGAAGTCCGGTATAAATGGGGGTTTCAAGGGAGAGATATA
The window above is part of the Dolichospermum sp. DET69 genome. Proteins encoded here:
- a CDS encoding cyanobactin biosynthesis PatC/TenC/TruC family protein; this translates as MSKQKKTPANSSELEPKPPAEIERKLLSTGLEDYGFWSQEMAKQKAQQTEPDKPFRRGRIWC
- the ffh gene encoding signal recognition particle protein, encoding MFDALSDRLESAWKKIRGQDKISQSNIQDALREVRRALLEADVNLQVVKDFISEVETKAQGAEVIAGVRPDQQFIKIVHDELVQIMGEENVPLAENVGKTTVILMAGLQGTGKTTATAKLALHLRKQDRSCLLVATDIYRPAAIDQLLTLGKQIDVPVFELGIEADPVEIARQGVERARAEGINTVIIDTAGRLQIDEDMMAELARIKEIVQPDETLLVVDAMTGQEAANLTRTFHDQIGITGAILTKMDGDSRGGAALSVRQISGAPIKFVGVGEKVEALQPFYPDRMASRILGMGDVLTLVEKAQEEINLEDAEKMQEKILSAKFDFTDFLKQMRLLKNMGSLGGIMKMIPGMNKLSDDQLKQGETQLKRCEAMINSMTGKERRDPDLLSSSPSRRRRIASGSGYREGDVSKLVADFQKMRSLMQQMGQGGIPGMGGMFGGGNPLAAGGNRPAAGWRGYPGGAPPAKKKKEKKKKGFGTL
- a CDS encoding type II toxin-antitoxin system VapC family toxin, which encodes MIVLDASALLAYLNKEKGGLLVEEILPNAIISTVNWCEVVQKLRSKSILYQEIYIRLEIIGLGFIPFNKEYAEKAGELWQITSPFGLSLGDRACLATGLVEKMPVMTADKIWQELSLPIEIKCIR
- a CDS encoding ATP-binding protein — protein: MLEIAKKDILSRLEFDNPWWEQGEKGKIAYENTPRRKYFEPFYQKILDVSVRRAIVLMGPRRVGKTVMVYHSVRELLNSGIDEKRILYLSLETPIYTGLPLEKILSYFQELFNHKRDSQLFVFFDEIQYFRNWEVHLKSLVDSFADYRFIATGSAAALRLKSIESGAGRFSDYILPPLTFAEYLMFIGRENELITATSPKEPFDTYKYSASNIEALNEEFVNYLNFGGYPEAVFSETIRQDPGQYIKSDIIDKVLLRDLPSLYGINDIQELNRLFTTLAYNSGNEVNLEGLSQSSGVAKNTIKRYLEYLEAAFLIRRVERIDQNAKRFKRALYFKVYLTNPSMRAALFGQLQADSEAMGAMTETAIFSQWQHSMTTELYYARWNSGEIDIVHLNLVDQLPSWLVEVKWSDRPYKSHSELDNCIEFIKKNKSIIQPIKITSRTIADENFMYKGVQFKFEPASLYAYALSANILRHIDEKVQQHRIQNRT